TGCTGGGCCCTGTATGGAACATTCTCTACAGGATGGTGCTGGTTACTAGGTTGCTTATTTTCTCCCCttaatgaatgagtaaattgAGTATTTATGAAAGGAGAAGAGTTGGCAGGAGAATGCAGACTTGTGTTTGTCCATAGGTGGTGGTTTTAACTCACGCAGCCCAAATCTCTTCAACCAGCCCTGCTCTGTGATCCCAGGACAAGTGATGCCAAAGGCAAATGCCAAGAAGGGGTGATCCCAGTATGAGTCTAGTCGAGGGCATATATCAGTGTTAGGGATAGTAGAAAAGATATAAGGTGGAAAATATAGCTATTTTTCAAGATATTTAGTTCTAGTAAGtaatttacttaataaaattCCCCTTCTCATTGGTCTTCAAGGAATCAGATTAAATAAGGCAACATTTGAATGTGACTGCAACAAAACTGTAGGGGAAATTTAAATACCTTCAGAACTGGTGAAAATGCAACAAATTGAAAAGTAATGTAGTTTTTGCCTTTTAAGTTCCAGAAGTTCTATCAACTCCTACTCATTTCTACCAATCCACAAGATAGAAACCCAAGATCTTCTTTCTGAATTGAAGTTTAACAAAAAACTTTGacctcaataaagttggaaaataaatagaaattttgtgattatatttttcctcctatattttcaaagtgtttaacatttgaggcgcctgggtgcctcagtcggttaagcatccgactcttgatattggctcaggtcacaatgtcatggttcatgagatcgagccccgcattgggctctgtgctggtagcatggagcctgcttgggattctctctctctctctctctctctctctctctctcccaaaataaagactttttaaaaggtgtttaacatcaaaaaatatttgttgaatctaCGTATTAAATTGTCCATCTTAAATGGCTCCAAAATGCTGTGTGAAAATAACGTCTTCAGGCATTGCAAATGCAAACTCACATAATTAAATCCACGTCAAATTGGAACATATCTAAGCTAGGAGATTAAGCAGGATTCTTCCATCAAAGCTTCAGGTACTTACTGGGAACAGGACAATGGGCACAGTTAGTGTCACTGCCACAAGGACTGCCAGGCGTACCATGAGGAGAGGGGTGTCAAATGTATATACTTTGCTATAAGCATGAAGTAATTCGTCTTCAACTTCTCCTACAAAGAAGAAGAGAATGGGTCCAGTTTGGTGTTTCCAAGTCAGTATTGATTACCAAAAGCAACATTTTACAAAGGGAACACagtacaacagaaaaaaacaccCAGGTCTGGGAATCTAGACACCTGTTTTTATCCTATCTTTGAGCTTATTTATTAGTTGTGTTGATCTTTCTTCAAATGGACAAGGGGGCCAGTGAAGCTTATGAAGTTAAAGAAGCTAGAATAAAATTGTGAAGATGCCTCTCTGGCTCATTTGCTTCGTGATAAGTCTATCTCAGTTTGTACAGAAGCCTCACAAGAGACGGGAAGCTGAGGTGCTCTGGTTGAAGGGGATGAAAGGTCCAAGCCCCCACCAGCCTGTCCCTTACATCCTGCCCACTCCCCCCTCTTTTCCCACCTGCTAAGTGAGCCTTGATGCAGCTTCTCTGAATCTAGTATGGAAACCTTAtgacaaatgatttttaatattttttcaagttcaaTAATTATGACTCTATCATGATACCAATACAGATACTTCCGGGGATTTTTCAAGCTTATCTTATGAAACTCATTAGAATCAGTATAAGTAACATTCAAGGATGAATTAGCATGATCTTAACAGGGTCTCCCAATGAATACTGATCTAAGATTAAGATGCCATGCTCCTGGAAAGCTTATCCACTCAGAATTCCAGACACAAATGACATGGAGATGCTTATAGAATCAGATGTAGTTCGATTTTTCTCCCTACGCCCCTCCAAATCAGATAAAACGGGGTAAAAATACCTTCAGTGGTATTGATCTAACTTTTATTAATTCACAACCAACAAGCAGTTAATGCCCAATCTAAAGTGAATGCTTGGTTAATAGCCAACTATTagtcaaatagaaaaaaaccccaagtaAATGGTGCTCCCTCCCCAGTCTTTTCCTCCACAATTTGTCTAGTAATCAATTTAATTTAgtgaatcagaagaaaaaaacaactaaaaagttAGAGAAGTTTAAACAAAAGGTTTATTTATGTTGATTACACTGATTAGTGATAACAGGTCAATGTTTACGTCCCTGAAATTTGTCTATTAGGCTATGCTTCAATGGAGTGCAATAACAATCCTACTTTTGTGTCCATTAAGATGCCATAGACAAATTGTTTTAGGCATAATCTAATGTGTCCatagtaactttttttgtttttggtagtgCACTCCCAGATTGAGTGGAACTCTGTCATGTCTTTTCTCAGGAAACTGTTCACTATAACAGAATAGAATGGGATAAGCCAGAAAATTTACCTAATGCTCCAAGCCCCCAGATCCCACTTGACTGGTAAACAAGAAGCAGGTTCCAAATCAAGGACTTTGCACTTTCCCTACCATTTGCTTAGTAGTTAGTTATTCCACCAAGAAAGCTTTACAACATATGATTGGATTCATTGTGATTGTTCCTAGCATGAGATGGCCTAAGAAGTCAAAGTCAAGGAAATATAATCTATCCCGTAAGGAAAATAATGTAGATTTGAAGGCTGGTTTTTCACAAAACATGTATGAATTCACAAATTGTTGTAACTTGTTAGCTAGACTGGTTCAGGTCCCATTTTCTTAGGTCAAGTGACAAGGCTAAAATAGCATGTTAGTTGACTACATGGACTATAGATCATGCTGCTTATAGAGggtaattaaaagaattatacctACCCGGGTTAATGATCAGTCCAACTAGGATTTGCACAAAGAGAATGACTTTGACAGAGTGACCTACCATAGAAGGTTAGGTAACCAAAGAGGGCAGCAAGCAGGTACATGATGAGCATTCCCGTGATGGAAATATTTGACACTGTTTGCATCTTCCTCCGGGACcgactgaaatgaaaaaaaaaaaaaaaagctcagtgttttttttttttatcatttttttagtaaaaaaaacttctaaaatagtGAAAGAATGTATGCCTGTGTACTATTATAAAACCACATATCTCATACAGAAACATAGCTTCTTTAAACTTGTCCTAAAGAGCTGTGGgggatttgttttcatttttcttaactaCTACTCTGTCAGTCTTAGAGACAACTATTTTCCTAGAAGAAGACTGGTTTATTTTGTGTTGATAAATATACTTGTCTACTGAGTACGCAAGAATGTAATTAACATAAAGATCCAACTGTCTGCTAATGTAGAAAGCTTTCATACTTCATAGTGAGATGGGATTCATATTTCATGTGGGAGGACACAAACCTACTAGAATCACCAAAGCACAAGTTGCATGAGTCCAGACCACAAGAGAGCCTAGAAGCGTCTGGAAACCATTCTGGAGGGCACCCAGCTGCTTAAAGTCAATTGCCGGGCTTCTGGAGTAATTGCTATCACTTCTTGATCTTCAGTTAAGGTCAAGTGTAGAGTAAATGCCGCATGTGATTTTCCAAGTAAAGCGAAAATAATTGAAAGTGTTCCCCCAATTTTTTATAAGTTAAATCAGAATTTGTGAAGCAATTATTGCTATGTACTGAGAATAAAGAGTGAGGTTACTGATATCCGGATTAAATAAAGTGAGAATTACTATAGGCCACCTTTTTCTAAAGGTAAAGGGGAAAGCAGTGCTAGAGGGCTCAGACACACTACATACCTAAGTAGATGTCAACAGCCTCAAAGGGAAAAGACTACAAACGAATCCTAGAATTTCAGCTAGAAGAAACAAGATTGTCTAGCCATTGtctccattgtacagataagACAATGAAGGCCAGGTTTTGGCACATCCCTGTGGTGAATGTCTTCTAGACAAGGGttaaagacagagcacaagtgacaTCAATGGCTTAGCAAGGTCACCTTAGCCATAATTTTTGGTCTTCATGGGTGCGGTCATTTATAGCTGAGGTGACATCATTCCTAgcaaatttcaaattcaaatttctcaTTCCTGCCAAAATTCTTCTAGCCATTGGCTCTTCCTCCCCCTGACCTAAATTCCTCTTGTGGACCATTAGGATGAAgaaatgggagagaaggaagcagataCGGTAGTGTAGGGAGGGGGCTAATTCATACCTTTTTGGTTAAAATACATTACTGATGAGTGGTATGTACCACAAACCTTCTCTGAAGAGAAAGCCATTAACCATGCTTTTGTATAAAGCACCTCTGAACATATGAGCACATTTTCAAAACAAGTTAGAATGTTAAAATGATGGCTGCCTTACTCTTTAAGTTCACTGTATATGGGAAGGACCTCAGGGTGGCACACAAAAGCAAATGCTAGGATGGGAATTGCGTAGGCCgtctgaaaaacaaagacaacaacaCATGTGTAGCTTTTCAACACAGATGGCAATCCCAAGCCATCTCAGCTTATAAAATGAAGACCCAGCCATTTTGGTAGGCTCATCACTTACCCGGGAGTTGAACACAAAGTATTTGGGTTGACACTTGTCATCACTGTGTGCTTCATACTCTACTCCACTGCCATGAAGAGAGCCCTTGGCCTGGTTCTCATCTAGCCCTGCAGGATTTTGGTGGGTGTAATCCATCATGAAGTTCACGCCATTAATCTCAGAGTTGTTAGGTAATATTACCATGTGCACTGGAAGTGTATTGTTGAATGTCAGATTTCCAACATTGTGATCCAGAACAGGCAGAGGGCAGGGTATTTGGAATTTCTTGTAAATCACCTAGGcccagccattaaaaaaaattatcagctTTTTGAGGAGAACAGTGAAACAAAAATCCATTTATATAGCTTATGGGGTAGTGGTGAGGGGCCTCTGCTGAAGATTCCCTTTAGGCTAATAGACAATGGAGACTCTCTAGCCTCTGCTCTAAGGAAAGAGTTGGAAGGATGGTTGTCCCTGAGAATCAATAGGACAGTATTTTGCATGAATCTCTTCTAAGAATCATCCATATTCTTCTGTGATAAAGATGATCATTTCCTtgctatatttcatatttttcatttcttcaaattaatATGGATTATCAAAAAATTTCCcatcttcttttgccttttttgggGAAATGCTGTATACATTTTGGCATCCAGGATATTACAAAAGTTTCCCTTTTTGGCAGGGAGTGGGGGCAATGGGGAGAAGGATCTCTTCTTTAATTCCACTGGGATTACCCTCTTTTCATGGGTGGAATGTGTAGGAGAAAATGGCTGACTGATGTAGACATGAATAATTCTATAGCTCATTGATTTCTGGGACTCTTCACGTCTTCCTCCACCTTTCTAAATACTAGATCATTGTCATGTTACTGCTTGAAGGGTTCCTTTTGTCCAAATATATATCCAGTGTGCTTAGAACATACTATTAGCAATGGCCTTGACATTCTAactcaactatttttaaaatcatgaccGTTCTTTTCTCATTCCAAATTAGAATATAAGAAAATGGCTTGTGATGCAAGAAGTATTTCATGCTAGTGAATTGCTTGAACAAAAATGAGGACACTAATTCAGGGACTATGTGTCTCATGCTCACCAACCTACAAGGATCATGTCAATAAATCACTTACCACACTGACAAAAAACACCATGCAGGTAAGAGAAAATCCACTGGTGTAACCAAGGTAACCTAAAAGTTAGCAGAGAAATTCTGTAAGGTGAATACAGTATCACAATTGACTTACCTATTGgaataggaaatgaaaataaaaactaaagatgaCTTTACctaaatttttaagaagagaaagtggaagaatGATTCCAAGAGACACAAATATGACGAGGTAGTTGCCATTGAGGTACCATTCTCTACAAGGGAAAGAGCGTCAAGAATATTAGGATCAGAAAAGACCAAGTAGAATCAGCCAAAGGATGTTGTAGAGAGAACATAAGACATACCCAGTATTTTCTTCAAGTCCCATGAATGCTCTGATTACTTCAGGTAGCTCATATTTAATGATAAAGAGGTAGCTTGACATTgctaaaatggaaaatgtgaCAGCTTAGTGGTGCACATAGCACTAAAGTCACAGGCAAGTTGTGAGAAGTCCTGGCCTTTGGGACATTCAGTCTTCCCGTCAGATGTGCATCTGATCccctgaacagaaagaaaagccacCCGGTATATCTTGTACTGCTTCCGAGTTCTTTTCAAAAATACGTATTTGGCCCTCTGGCTCTTGCACATGGATCTTTGCTGACAGTATCAATGCTGATTCTGTTTTTAATCCAGCTCTGAGGTTTTTAGTAAAGTTGTTTCATCAGTTAGACGTCATGATGGCCTGTACTCagtgtgcctgtttttgtgtCCATCATTTGGGCAGGGGCCTGGCAACAACAGGCATCGGccagaggagagagggcagaACTGTAGGGCGGTGCTGTGTAGATTATATGTCACTCTGGCTTCCCCGGGTGGGCGCTAGTCTAGTCCTCTGTAACCTCCCTGATGGGCACCCAAAGCCTCAGACCACTAATTGTCTAAACTGGAGGCTGACTGGAttgataaaagaatgaaagaaatgatagCTTTCTCACTTTTGTCAgtgaattttctcttctctatatCCCAGTCTCTTCTTGACCAAATAAGAAATTATACCAAGTGGCAAAAGCTCTTGAGCATCTTGACAAATGATCCACGTGTGATCATGTACTGTTCTGAAAATCTGATATAATCTATAAACCCTCTCCCTGGAAAaagatgtatgtatacatatgcataacaTATAATCTTGCCAAAAGTTATAGGGATTCATGCAACATCTTTTCTAAGTCCATCCACTCCATGAAGTAGAATGCTAATTTGACACATGGtccagtaaattaaaaataaaatacattttggggcacctgggtggttcagtctgttaagcatctggcttctgctcaggtcatgatctcatggttcacggtttgagccccacatccagctctgtgctgacagctcagagcctggagcctgcttcagattctgtgtctgcctctatctctgcccctcccctgctcacactctgtcttgctttcaaaagtaaataaacattgaaaacatttaaaaataaaaatacattttattaacttaaaaataaaactgacggGTTTTgcattgctaaaaaaaaaaagtgtgtgctCCATCCTTCTGGTGAAGTTTTGCTCACAGACACGTAAAGCAGATTTCTAGGTTGCAAATTGTGCTATTAGTAGTTTCAAAATACTTAACCTCAAACAAGTAATAATGGTGATAATAACTCCCTGTGTTGTTTAGTACTGCACTTCACTCCATTTGATCAGCTGAAAAGCCTTGTAAATCAGCAAGATGTATGTTATCTTCATTCCACAGCTGAGGGCATAAAGGTTTGAAAGCTTAGATGAcatacccaagatcacacagattGAAAACGACAGACCACATCCAAAATAGAAGATCCCTGATCCCCAGGCCAGTGTTTCTCCTCTATTGTGAAGTGAAATGATTTTTACAATACCTGATGTGTCTTCTGTAAATATTATTTGGTTAATCTTTACAAAGACCTTGGCTAAAGCTAAATCTTACGGTGCGTAAACAGAGGAGATATTTCTGATTAACTGGCTCAGTGAGGTACCATTCAATTTTAGAGCTATTAATTGCTGACTTTCAGTGATGTCACCACTGTTAATGTGTTTGGTCTTCGAAAATTTAGAATGATCCAGACCTGTCTGGGTAATGTCAACATTATTCTGCTAATGTTGAAACATCTGtggtaaatgttaatttttcaggGGATTGAGAAAGTTAAATGTTCTAAATGTGGAGTTGCTAAATACAGAAATACAAGTGATTTCCCTTAGGCTAAAATAACTACTAATCACACAGAGTAACCAAAGTGAGAGCATTTTCAGGAATGGTATATGAAATTTTGTGTTAGCGCCTTAAAGCCATACTTCCTTCATGTGTGTGCATCTTGAGAGACCATTTTATAGTTTATTCCATTACTTAGTAGCTACACTTTGAGCCACAGATGTTGTGGTTGTCCCCCAGCCCTTGGGGTTTAGGGCCAGATATGTGTCAGGgtatttcaaacaaataaattcaaacaaataaattagaTCAGCTATGAGGTGATACTATGAAATGCTTGATGTTTTAAGTCTTGAAAAGGCTAAAAATTTGAACCAAATGTAAAGCGGTCTATTTGGTGGGGATGGGGAGCTTCTATGCTTGTGGCCCAAACCcagtaaaatgaatgaaacaatcCTGGAATTCCTGACAAATTCTACCCGGAGCTGTGAtcttaatatatacaaatatgaaaagaaataaatacaaatcacgAAGGTATGCCTGGATTTTATTCATCTGCTTACCGACTGTCCTTTAGCAGGAGCAGTTAGAATTGGATAAAGGTTACTAAAGGAATTGCTGAATTTGGGAAATCCTAGATAACTCCagtgactttattatttttcttctcatgaaaaaaaacattttaatgtttatttttgagagagagacagagtgcaagcaggggagggacagatagggagacacagaatctgaagcaggctccaggctccaaggtgtcagcacagagcccgataaggagcttgaactcaggcttaaccaactaagcgacccaggcgcccctccagtgatTTTATTAAGAAGGGTTACCTCCTTGCAAGATTGctgtgcatatttatttattgtagcaattgtttggatggtttccagtttttcactattacagTGTCAATAAGGGATTCAGTAAACCAATTATGGTACATTTGTACAATGGAAAATTcaaagccattaaaaagaatatgcaaataCATTCAAGGCATATTTTCaggtaaagaaaaaaggaagctgCAAATCCGTGTTATAAGATGATCCAATTTTAACAGTAACAATATACTTATTAAATTTTGCATAGAGAAATTACTGAAGTAGTTATTTCTAAGGGTGACTTATATAAACATctctttataatttatgtatttatgtcatGTTCCAGTTTTTCACAGTTAGTATGTATTTGTCTTATAAttatgcccatttaaaaaaaaaaacaggagggcTCCAGTGACATTGAATCTGAGAACTGGGGAGGAAAGGATGTACTGAACCCTCATTATGTGCCATATGTTGTCTGATTTCATCCTCAAAACGACCTTGTGAGATGGAATAATACTCCCATTCTCATAGATGGACAAATTAGACTCACTGGAGTAAAGTCACAGtggcagaaacagactcacattTGGGTGCATCAGACTCTAAAAGTCTATTCtcaatggttttaaaatattttttaaaaacaataacatatCAGATATATATAAATGGGGGTGCAAGGGAGCCCAGGGGAACTAGTACCTAATAATCTGGAGAAGTCATGGGAGCAAACAgaacgagtgtgtgtgtgtgtgtgtgtgtgtgtgtgtgtgtgtgtgtgttagggtgGCAGGCCTATGAAAGGGGAACTGAATATGGTTTGTTATGGTATGACAGGACATATAGAAGCTAGGTAGCTAGGTAGATATGGGGATGATAGGAAAGGTATCAGAAAAATAGGCAGATGAAGACCCTTCTATGTCAGACCAAGGAGTTTAAACTCTACCCTGAAAATAATGAGGGCATGCTAAAGAATTTTATGTGTGTGAGAAGCAACACTAGATTTGAATCTGATCTGGAGATCAGAGCAGGAGAAACTCAAGGCAGGAAGCCCAGTTAGAAGGCTAATGCAGGAGTCTGAGCAGAAACAATGATCACTTGAACTATGGGGGAGAGACTAGAAAGAGAGGAGAGCTTCACAAGGCAGGTAAGATAATAGACTGGACACGAGGTGGTATTTGGACATTCAGggttagggagagagggagaagtttAGGATGATATGTAAGATTCCTGGCTTAAGAAACTAGATGTTGCTGGTATTcattgagagaagaaagaaaagaatagaacgGCAGGTTTGGGGACAGGAGAGGTGAGGAAAGAAGTGCTGCTGTGTGAGGATAGCTTCCAGGCCAAGCAAGAGGACATAGACAGTAGGACATAGGAAAATGGGTCTGGATGCCTTCTGGGGGTCAAAGACTCCACAGGACCAGTGAAGCTGGTGGGCAAACATGTCACCTGTAACACTATTACAAATGCGTATTTCTAGGCTCTGGAAATTATAATTTAGTAGGAATTATAAGAATCTGTAGAACCAAGGATTTGTGGTTTTATCATAATGCTTCTGATGTCTAGCCGAATTTCTGCTTTGGCACAATTTTTCGGGACAAACTCCAATGGGCTGGTTCTGTACAGGCTATCTGAAGGATACCCCATACTTGGATATACCCCTCAGATACTTAATTTTCAGTTTGACGAAATAAACCCCATCATACGTAGGAAACCTCAACTGTTCCAACAATGAAATAAGCACTAatgctttaatttttctgaagtaaAATTAAGGCCATGATAGCATTTGATATCAAGAGGTTTTGTTCTATACTTCTGGAATACATTTGGTGGGatcttatataatattttcttagatATTGTTATTTTTGATTAAGGAACAGTAAATCTACTTAACAATCttcttgtcttttaatttctGAATGTAAAGCAGCTGgttttttgtatttaaagtgcTTGTTCCTTGCTGTaagagttttcttatttattgaacATTCTCTCGAAAGTGTAAGTGGTAGGGAAAGCTATGTGCCCTTACCTCCAATGTTCTGCATTGTAATGGAAACAAAAGCTCCGATTTTCCCAGGCCATCCAAATGCCTTTTCCCCTAGTTTTTCATAAATTAAAGACcctataacaaaaaataaaacactttttaaaaggattgtttgtttgtttgagagagagaggaagaggggcagaaggagagagagagaatattaagcaggttccatgcacagggctcgatctcatgaatcgtgagatcatgacctgagctgaaatcaagagtcagacgcttaaccgactgagccacccaggcgcccctaaaaggatTGTTTTAATgactaaaatatttctataattgCACACTGGAGTCTCAAATGTGTACATAAACACCACACAGAAATTATAAACCCAAAAGATGCAATCTCAAAAGCCAATACCAAATATGTTACATGTTCTCCAGACAAGAAGCAATGGCTTCATTCATCTTAGCTCTGTGCAGCACGTCAGAACTGTTATTTCTGTCATCCATCAAGGCTCCTTTTTTCTATTTGGCTTAAACCTGAGCTAGTTGCCTTTCACTTCCCTGAGCTGCCCAAATTACTAAAAACATTGAGAGGCCGTGTCATTGGGGTCAGAGAAAATGCAATGTGAAATTAACTAAAATCATCCTCCAGTTCTAGAGCTATCGACTGAAATACCTTTAACAAGAATCAAAATAGGACGTCTTGGACTTAAGGGGTAGCATACCTCCTTCCTTGGCGGTCTTTAATAAAAGGTGAACTGAGTACAGGGATAATATTGCTACCGCAAGCAGCATGATTCTAGGAAGGGAATAGAGagtagaaaataaatgtctataaTAAAGAAGACACAACTCATGTtagatattattataataaatta
The genomic region above belongs to Prionailurus bengalensis isolate Pbe53 chromosome B4, Fcat_Pben_1.1_paternal_pri, whole genome shotgun sequence and contains:
- the SLC38A4 gene encoding sodium-coupled neutral amino acid transporter 4; translation: MDPMELRNVNIEPDDESISGESVQDGYTGMGNLEKAAMSSQFTNEDAESQKFLTNGFLGEKKLADYDDEHHPGTTSFGMSSFNLSNAIMGSGILGLSYAMANTGIILFIIMLLAVAILSLYSVHLLLKTAKEGGSLIYEKLGEKAFGWPGKIGAFVSITMQNIGAMSSYLFIIKYELPEVIRAFMGLEENTGEWYLNGNYLVIFVSLGIILPLSLLKNLGYLGYTSGFSLTCMVFFVSVVIYKKFQIPCPLPVLDHNVGNLTFNNTLPVHMVILPNNSEINGVNFMMDYTHQNPAGLDENQAKGSLHGSGVEYEAHSDDKCQPKYFVFNSRTAYAIPILAFAFVCHPEVLPIYSELKDRSRRKMQTVSNISITGMLIMYLLAALFGYLTFYGEVEDELLHAYSKVYTFDTPLLMVRLAVLVAVTLTVPIVLFPIRTSVTTLLFPKRPFSWIRHFLIAAILLALNNVLVILVPTIKYIFGFIGASSATMLIFILPAVFYLKLVKKEPLRSPQKVGALIFLVVGIIFMIGSMALIIIDWIYNPPNSKHH